TTCTCCAGAATGGTCACGCTCGGGCCCCCTTCGGTCCGTGCTGTTCAACTCACGGTGACGGCCGGCTCCCCCGACGCGACGCCGTCCTGCTCCATCTGTTCGGCGATCTTCATCGCCTCCTCGATGAGGGTCTCCACGATCTTCGACTCGGGCACGGTCTTGATGACCTCGCCCTTCACGAAGATCTGCCCCTTGCCGTTGCCGGAGGCGACCCCGAGGTCGGCCTCCCGCGCCTCGCCGGGACCGTTGACCACACAACCCATCACGGCTACCCGCAGGGGCACTTCCATGCCCTCCAGGCCCGCCGTGACCTCGTCGGCCAGCTTGTAGACGTCGACCTGGGCGCGCCCGCAGGACGGACACGACACGATCTCCAGCCGGCGTTGCCTGAGGTTCAGCGACTCCAGGATCTGGATGCCGACCTTGACCTCCTCGGCGGGCGGCGCGGACAGCGACACCCGGATGGTGTCGCCGATCCCCCGCGACAACAGCGCCCCGAAGGCGACCGCCGACTTGATCGTCCCCTGGAAGGCGGGACCGGCCTCGGTGACCCCGAGATGCAGCGGGTAGTCGCACTGCTCGGCGAGCAGTTGGTACGCCGCCACCATCACCACGGGGTCGTTGTGCTTGACGGAGATCTTGATGTCCCGGAACCCGTGCTCCTCGAAGAGCGACGCCTCCCACAACGCCGATTCGACCAGCGCCTCCGGCGTCGCCCTGCCGTGCTTCTCCAGCAACCGCCGGTCCAGCGAACCGGCGTTGACCCCGATCCGGATCGGCGTGCCGTGATCGCGGGCGGCCCGCGCGATCTCCTTGACCTGGTCGTCGAACTTCTTGATGTTGCCGGGGTTGACCCGTACGGCAGCGCAGCCGGCCTCGATCGCCGCGAACACGTACTTGGGCTGGAAGTGGATGTCGGCGATCACCGGGATCTGCGACTTGCGGGCGATGGTGGCCAGCGCGTCCGCGTCGTCCTGCGTGGGGCAGGCGACGCGGACGATCTGGCAGCCGGACGCGGTGAGTTCGGCGATCTGCTGGAGCGTGGCGCCGATGTCGGAGGTGCGCGTCGTCGTCATGGACTGCACCGACACCGGGGCCCCGCCCCCGACCGCCACCGGCCCGACCTGGATCCGCCGCGACTGGCGTCGCTCGGCGATCGGCCGGACCGGCATCTCGGGGACGCCGAGGGAGACGGCGGTCATGACCTCACTCCCGGTTTCCGGAGACCGTCTCGCGCATGGCGCGCAGCGACTCCTTGAGCGAGCCCATGGTGGCGAGGACGGCGGTGGGCTCGTAGCCGCAGTGCGCCATGCAGTTGGCGCAGCGCGGGTCCTTGCCGCGGCCGTACTTGTCCCAGTCGGTCTCCTCGATGAGTTCGCGGTACGTCGGGACGTAGCCGTCGCTCATCAGGTAGCAGGGGCGCTGCCAGCCGAACAGGGAGTAGTTCGGGATCGCCCAGGCGGTGCACGGGAAGTCGACCTTGCCCTCCAGGAAGTCCAGGAAGAGCGGGGAGTGGTTGAGCCGCCACTTCTTGCGGTTGCCGCCCGCGAAGGCCTTCTTGAAGAGCTCGCGGGTCTGCTCCACGCCGAGGAAGTGCTCCTGGTCGGGGGCCTTCTCGTAGGCGTAGGCGGGCGAGATCATCATCTCGTCGACGTGCAGGTCGTCGTTGAGGAAGTTGAGCACCTCGATGATGGTCTGCGGGGTGTCGGTGTTGAAGAAGGTCGAGTTGGTGGTGACCCGGAAGCCGCGCTTCTTGGCCTCCTTGATCGCCTCGACGGCCTCGTCGAACACCCCTTCCTTGGCCACGGACTCGTCGTGCCGCTCACGCAGCCCGTCGATGTGCACGGCGAAGGCGAAGTAGGGCGAGGGCTTGAACTTGTCCATCTTCTTGCGCAGCAGCATGGCGTTGGTGCAGAGGAAGACATACTTCTTCTTCGCCACCAACTGCCGCACGATCTCGTCGATCTGAGGGTGCATCAGCGGCTCACCGCCGGCGATGGACACCATCGGCGCACCGGACTCGAGCACCGCCCCGACGGCCTGCGCCACCGGCATGCGCTGCTTGAGGACGCCCGCTGGATGCTGGATCTTGCCGCAGCCCTCACACTTCAGGTTGCACGCGAAGAGGGGTTCCAGCTCCACGATGAGCGGGAACTTGTCCCGCTTGCGGAGCTTCTGTTCGGCCAAGTATGTAGCGACCTTGATGGACTGACGCAGCGGCATGGCCATCTGGCTCACCTCCTGGGGAGCAGCAAGGAACGGTGCCATTCGTAGAAAGCGGGAAGGACGGAACGAAGGACGCGGAAGGCTGATATTCCACCGCGCACCGTGCCGATCCGGACGAGTTCATGTTCTGGAGCGTCCACGACCACCCGGACGGCCGCAACGGGGCGTGGGCCCGCGCGTACGGCGCTGTGGAGCGTGGCGGCGGACTCCATGTCGACGGCGATCGCGCCGGTCGCGAGCAGGTCGGACCGTTCATGGCCGCGTACGACGTGATCGGAGCCGGTGAGCGGCCCGGTGTGGACGGTTCGTCCGGGTACGGCCCGTACCAGCTCCTTGACGAGTAGGTCGGTGCCCACGCACGGAACGGTTCCCGCCGGTCCCCGGGTTTCTTCGGCGACGACGAGGTCGCCCGGGTGCATGCCGGGCGCGAGCCCGGCGCAGAAGCCGGTGGCGAGCACGGCGGCCTCGGCGAGCGCCGGGTCGGCCAGGGCCCGGGTGACGGCCCGCTCGGCCGCCCTGGGGCCCATGCCGGTCCGGAGCACGGTCACCGGCCCGTCTGCGCCGCTCCGGTCGCCGCTGCGCAGGGCCAGCCGCTCGATACCGAGCGCGCAGGCGATCAGCAGCGGGGCCGGGGCGGGCGGGGTGCTCATCTCATGCCTCCCCCGCCTGGGAGAACGGTTCTCCATGGACGTAGCGGCCGAGTGCCGTGAGCGGGAAGACCTGTCGGTAGAGGTGGTAGTTGATGGAGAAGTCCCACGGGAAGCCGGTGCCGGTGAAGTAGGGCTCGTCCCAGGAGCCGTCCGCCCGTTGGGTGGCGGCGAGCCACTCGACGCCCCGCTCCACGGCCTTGGAGTCCTTCTCGCCGGCGGCCAGCAGGGCCATCAGCGCCCAGGCCGTCTGTGAGGCGGTGGAGGCCCCTCGGCCGCTCCATTCCTTGACGTGCCGGTAGGAGCGCAGATCCTCGCCCCAGCCTCCGTCGTCGTTCTGGACGGTCTCCAGCCAGGTCACGGCCCGCCGGATCGCCGGGTGTGCGGCGGGGATGCCCGCGGCCACCAGGGCCGGGACGACGGACCCGGTGCCGTAGACGTAGTTGACGCCCCAGCGTCCGAACCACGAGCCGTTCGGCTCCTGTTCGGCGAGCAGCCACTCGATTCCGCGCCGGGTGCGCGGGTCGTGGGCGAGCCCCTCGACGGCCAGCATCTCCACCACATGGGCGGTGACGTCGGCGGACGGCGGGTCGATGACCTCGCCGAAGTCGCAGAACGGCAGCCGGTTGGGGAAGGGGCTGGTGTTGTCGACGTCGAAGGCGCCCCACGCCCCGTTCTTGGACTGCATCCCGAGGTTCCAGCGCACTCCGCGTCCGATGGCCTTCTCCACCCGCTCCGGGTCGTGGTGCCGGACGCGGCGCAGGGCGAGGACGACCTCGGCGGTGTCGTCGATGTCGGGGTAGTTGTCGTTGTGGAACTCGAACGCCCAGCCGCCTGGCGGCAGTTGGGGCCGCTTCACGGCCCAGTCGCCGGGCCGGACGATCTCCTCGCCCAGCATCCAGTCCGCCGCCTTGACGAGCTGCGGATGGTCGGGGGCCACCCCGGCGTCGGCGAGCGCGATGGTCGCCAGGCAGGTGTCCCACACCGGCGACTGACAGGCCTCGATCATCCGGGATCCGTCCTCGCGCCAGATCGCGAAACGGTCCAGGGACTCCAACCCGGCCCGCATGACCGGGTGTTCGAGGTCGTAGCCGAGCAGGTGCAGGGCGATCACCGAGTACACGGCGGGCGGCTGGATGCCGCCCCAGCAGCCGTCGTTCTCCTGCCGCTCGATGATCCAGCGGGCGGCGGTGTTCATGGCCGCCCTGCGCAGTCTGCGGGGCACGACCTTGCGCACCTGGTGCAGCGCCTTGTCCAGCCGCTGGAAGGCACCGTCCCAACTGGCCGTCGGCGCCAGGGGCTTGACCGGGTTGGGGTGCGCCGGGTCGGTGTGCAGCTCGTCCAGCGTGAAGGGCGCGGGCCGCACCGGACGCTTCGCGGAGACGATCGTCAGCGGGACGATGGTCTGCCGGGCCCAGCAGCCGAAGTCGTAGATGTTGAGCGGCATCCACTTGGGGAAGTAGATGAGCTCGGGCGGCAGTTCGGGCAGGTCCTCCCACTTCCACCAGCCGAACAGGGCGAGCCAGATCCGGGTGAAGACCCGGGCGGCGGCGATACCGCCCTGCTCACGGATCCACGCGGACGCCTTCGCCATGTGCGGCGCCTCGGGCGCGTCCCCGGCCAGCCGCAGGGCGACGTACGCCTCGACGGTGGTGGAGAGTTCGCCGGGCCCGCCGTAGAAGGAGGCCCAGGTGCCGTCCTCGCGCTGCTCGCCGCGGATGAACAGAGCGGCGGCCCGGGTGGTGGACTCGTCGCGGATGCCCAGGAACTGGCGGAGCAGCAGATCCTCGGCGTCCATGGTGACGTTGGTCTCCAGGTCGCCCTTCCACCAGCCCTGGGCGTCCTGCCGCGCCAGCAGGTGATCGGTGGCGCGCTGCATGGCGAACGCGGCGGCTTCGCGCACCCCGGCCGCCACGGGGATGTTGATGTCGGTTTCGCTGGCCGCGGCAGCGCGGGGCGGCAGGGCCCCGGTGCTTCCGTCGGTCGTCGCTGTCATGGCTTCCCCTTCGTGCAGTGTGCAAATGGTGCTCTGCTGTGGGTCCGCCGTCGGCCGGTGCCCTGATGGTGCTTTCGGCACCGGCCGGCGACTACGCGAGGGCTATTCGACCGATAGTGATCATCTCTTTCGTACGACGACGAAGTCGGCGAGCGCCGTGAACTGATCCCGTACCCGGTCGGGCATGTCGACGGCGTTCAGGGCCTCGATGGCGATGGCGTGCTGACGGCGTGCCTCCTCGGCCGTCCAGTCCCGGCCGCCGGCCTCCTCGATGAGGGCGGCGCGGGCCGCGAACTCCTCCTCGGAGAAGTTCTCGAAGTCGCTGCTCTTGGCGTCGGCGGCGAGGATCTCGCCGAGCCGTTCGGCGGCGGGACCGTCCGCCGCGAGCGCGGCCACGACCGGCAGGGACTTCTTGCGCTGGCGCAGGTCGCTCCAGGTCTGCTTGCCGGTGGAGACCGGGTCGCCCCAGATACCGAGGAGGTCGTCCACGGCCTGGAAGGCGAGGCCCAGGTGGTAGCCGTACTTCTCCAGGGTGTCGGCGGTGCGGTCGTCCGCGCCGCCGAGCACGGCGCCGATGGAGCTGGCGCAGGCCAGCAGGGCGCCGGTCTTGTTGCCCTCCATCTCCAGGCACTCCTCGACGCTGACGCGGTCGCGGTGCTCGTAGGAGATGTCCTGGGCCTGTCCGTCGATGAGGGCCCGGGTGGCGGTGGTCAG
This DNA window, taken from Streptomyces sp. NBC_00663, encodes the following:
- a CDS encoding phosphorylase family protein, which translates into the protein MSTPPAPAPLLIACALGIERLALRSGDRSGADGPVTVLRTGMGPRAAERAVTRALADPALAEAAVLATGFCAGLAPGMHPGDLVVAEETRGPAGTVPCVGTDLLVKELVRAVPGRTVHTGPLTGSDHVVRGHERSDLLATGAIAVDMESAATLHSAVRAGPRPVAAVRVVVDAPEHELVRIGTVRGGISAFRVLRSVLPAFYEWHRSLLLPRR
- a CDS encoding polyprenyl synthetase family protein — translated: MPTVPPASTAAEAVDVTALLERGRTLATPVLRAAIDRLAAPMDTVSAYHFGWIDAAGNPTAGDGGKAVRPALAVLSAEITGAAPEVGIPGAVAVELVHNFSLLHDDLMDGDEQRRHRDTVWKVHGPAQAILVGDAMFALANEVLLELGTVEAGRATRRLTTATRALIDGQAQDISYEHRDRVSVEECLEMEGNKTGALLACASSIGAVLGGADDRTADTLEKYGYHLGLAFQAVDDLLGIWGDPVSTGKQTWSDLRQRKKSLPVVAALAADGPAAERLGEILAADAKSSDFENFSEEEFAARAALIEEAGGRDWTAEEARRQHAIAIEALNAVDMPDRVRDQFTALADFVVVRKR
- the ispG gene encoding flavodoxin-dependent (E)-4-hydroxy-3-methylbut-2-enyl-diphosphate synthase, with the protein product MTAVSLGVPEMPVRPIAERRQSRRIQVGPVAVGGGAPVSVQSMTTTRTSDIGATLQQIAELTASGCQIVRVACPTQDDADALATIARKSQIPVIADIHFQPKYVFAAIEAGCAAVRVNPGNIKKFDDQVKEIARAARDHGTPIRIGVNAGSLDRRLLEKHGRATPEALVESALWEASLFEEHGFRDIKISVKHNDPVVMVAAYQLLAEQCDYPLHLGVTEAGPAFQGTIKSAVAFGALLSRGIGDTIRVSLSAPPAEEVKVGIQILESLNLRQRRLEIVSCPSCGRAQVDVYKLADEVTAGLEGMEVPLRVAVMGCVVNGPGEAREADLGVASGNGKGQIFVKGEVIKTVPESKIVETLIEEAMKIAEQMEQDGVASGEPAVTVS
- the shc gene encoding squalene--hopene cyclase → MTATTDGSTGALPPRAAAASETDINIPVAAGVREAAAFAMQRATDHLLARQDAQGWWKGDLETNVTMDAEDLLLRQFLGIRDESTTRAAALFIRGEQREDGTWASFYGGPGELSTTVEAYVALRLAGDAPEAPHMAKASAWIREQGGIAAARVFTRIWLALFGWWKWEDLPELPPELIYFPKWMPLNIYDFGCWARQTIVPLTIVSAKRPVRPAPFTLDELHTDPAHPNPVKPLAPTASWDGAFQRLDKALHQVRKVVPRRLRRAAMNTAARWIIERQENDGCWGGIQPPAVYSVIALHLLGYDLEHPVMRAGLESLDRFAIWREDGSRMIEACQSPVWDTCLATIALADAGVAPDHPQLVKAADWMLGEEIVRPGDWAVKRPQLPPGGWAFEFHNDNYPDIDDTAEVVLALRRVRHHDPERVEKAIGRGVRWNLGMQSKNGAWGAFDVDNTSPFPNRLPFCDFGEVIDPPSADVTAHVVEMLAVEGLAHDPRTRRGIEWLLAEQEPNGSWFGRWGVNYVYGTGSVVPALVAAGIPAAHPAIRRAVTWLETVQNDDGGWGEDLRSYRHVKEWSGRGASTASQTAWALMALLAAGEKDSKAVERGVEWLAATQRADGSWDEPYFTGTGFPWDFSINYHLYRQVFPLTALGRYVHGEPFSQAGEA
- the hpnH gene encoding adenosyl-hopene transferase HpnH encodes the protein MAMPLRQSIKVATYLAEQKLRKRDKFPLIVELEPLFACNLKCEGCGKIQHPAGVLKQRMPVAQAVGAVLESGAPMVSIAGGEPLMHPQIDEIVRQLVAKKKYVFLCTNAMLLRKKMDKFKPSPYFAFAVHIDGLRERHDESVAKEGVFDEAVEAIKEAKKRGFRVTTNSTFFNTDTPQTIIEVLNFLNDDLHVDEMMISPAYAYEKAPDQEHFLGVEQTRELFKKAFAGGNRKKWRLNHSPLFLDFLEGKVDFPCTAWAIPNYSLFGWQRPCYLMSDGYVPTYRELIEETDWDKYGRGKDPRCANCMAHCGYEPTAVLATMGSLKESLRAMRETVSGNRE